One Streptococcus gallolyticus subsp. gallolyticus DSM 16831 DNA window includes the following coding sequences:
- the lepB gene encoding signal peptidase I, with protein sequence MVKRDFIRNIIIALIAILAIFLLRIFVFSTFKVHEDAANSYLSNGDVVVVNRNRTPQYKDFIVYEVDGTFYISRVIATAGESATVMDDILYIDNEVQEEPYISQIKSEYLSTSDNQQAFTSDFSVNTITNDKYSEVPKGSYLVLNDDRQNTNDSRTFGLIKESQIRGVVTFKLLPLSKFGFITTE encoded by the coding sequence ATGGTAAAGCGCGATTTTATTCGAAATATTATTATAGCTTTGATAGCTATTTTGGCGATATTCTTGTTGAGGATTTTTGTTTTTTCAACATTTAAAGTTCATGAAGATGCGGCTAATTCGTATTTGTCGAATGGGGATGTTGTAGTTGTCAATCGTAATCGGACTCCTCAATACAAGGATTTTATTGTTTATGAAGTTGATGGTACTTTTTATATTAGTCGTGTTATTGCGACTGCTGGTGAAAGTGCGACAGTTATGGATGATATCCTATATATTGACAACGAAGTTCAAGAAGAGCCATACATTAGCCAAATTAAGTCTGAATATCTATCGACATCGGATAATCAACAAGCCTTTACATCTGATTTTTCTGTTAATACTATCACGAATGATAAATATAGCGAGGTGCCAAAGGGAAGTTATCTGGTATTAAACGATGACCGTCAGAATACAAATGATAGTCGTACATTTGGTCTGATTAAAGAAAGTCAGATACGTGGTGTCGTCACGTTTAAACTATTACCACTAAGTAAATTTGGCTTCATCACAACAGAGTAG
- a CDS encoding ABC transporter ATP-binding protein — MKRIISEGASSLTSRVTNDSTGLGLALSGIFNLFSTICSILLVYLEMLRVNKNLTLLLLVVPLWVVFSMKIIGRLAYGAQKNIQDNLSTLTSYLSIQLPNIKQIKSYGMETQEFVKGKAIIEEQYHSEMVMARVNIVSNSLTLMTNLLNNLIVLGYGTFLMSQQQLSLGDFTTFFVFVTQGNLNAGMSVILMYYQNIKTGLGCCSKIAEIMKANSELLNVGETLLGEALEQALYFDSVSFAYNDKIILDDVSFCIPKNKLTVIVGTNGSGKSTLLKLIERLYQPNSGNIYYGKENIQKYSLNEWRRQISYAIQNSPLMFGTIKENLVYGVTASDETELLSLTSSLGFDIKDSAKFLNAQVGEMGEHLSGGQKQKLSIIRSIAKDASIYLFDEITDALDSTSDCKVLELLTEKLKNKTIVAVTHDINMVKAADYVVFLENGRCVETGKHEELLQQSKNYRNLWSY, encoded by the coding sequence ATGAAGCGAATAATATCAGAAGGCGCAAGTTCTTTGACAAGTCGTGTCACCAATGATAGCACAGGTCTTGGCTTGGCTTTAAGCGGAATTTTTAATTTATTTAGTACGATTTGTTCAATTCTTCTGGTTTACCTTGAGATGTTAAGAGTGAACAAAAATCTGACACTATTGCTCTTAGTTGTTCCTTTGTGGGTTGTGTTTTCAATGAAAATTATTGGTCGTCTTGCTTATGGGGCTCAAAAAAATATTCAAGATAATCTATCCACATTGACATCATATCTAAGCATTCAACTTCCAAATATCAAACAGATAAAATCCTATGGCATGGAGACTCAAGAGTTTGTCAAGGGAAAAGCAATCATTGAGGAGCAATACCATTCTGAAATGGTTATGGCGCGAGTGAATATTGTCAGTAATTCTTTAACTTTGATGACCAATTTATTGAATAATTTAATTGTTCTTGGTTATGGAACGTTTTTGATGAGTCAACAGCAATTGTCATTAGGAGATTTTACCACATTTTTTGTGTTTGTTACGCAGGGAAATTTGAATGCAGGTATGTCTGTGATTTTGATGTACTATCAGAATATAAAGACTGGTCTAGGATGTTGCTCGAAAATTGCTGAAATCATGAAAGCAAATTCTGAATTGCTAAATGTGGGTGAGACTTTGCTTGGTGAGGCGTTGGAACAAGCACTTTATTTTGACTCGGTTTCTTTTGCTTATAACGATAAAATTATTTTAGACGATGTCAGTTTTTGTATTCCAAAAAACAAGCTAACCGTAATTGTGGGAACGAACGGCTCTGGTAAATCTACACTTTTAAAATTAATTGAACGTTTGTACCAACCAAATTCGGGAAATATTTATTATGGAAAAGAAAATATTCAAAAATATTCTTTGAATGAGTGGCGTCGTCAAATCAGCTATGCCATTCAAAATAGTCCATTAATGTTTGGAACGATTAAAGAAAATTTGGTGTACGGTGTAACAGCCTCTGATGAAACTGAATTACTTTCACTAACGAGTAGCTTGGGATTTGATATCAAAGACAGTGCCAAATTTTTAAATGCTCAAGTTGGTGAAATGGGAGAGCATTTATCAGGTGGGCAAAAACAGAAACTTTCAATTATTAGGTCTATTGCTAAAGATGCAAGCATTTATTTATTTGATGAAATTACAGATGCCTTAGACTCGACAAGCGACTGTAAGGTTCTTGAGTTGTTGACTGAGAAGCTTAAAAATAAAACCATTGTTGCCGTTACCCATGATATTAATATGGTAAAAGCAGCAGATTATGTTGTATTTCTTGAAAACGGGAGATGTGTAGAAACTGGAAAGCATGAAGAATTGCTTCAACAGAGTAAAAATTATCGTAACCTTTGGTCTTACTAG
- a CDS encoding ABC transporter ATP-binding protein, whose protein sequence is MSKLFQRKEASWKAFFHLLHEAHLPWLFIGITISISLISSSLGLLLPDYTERIIDGDYGNRVMATFIGVIILTAVVDFLVSFLQYSLNARVAKHLREYIFGKILRLPIVEIEKNGSKELISRLTTDSSAVGSLFSEILPNMISGGYYIVSSLVMIGKYSWKLGIIAISVGVVQLGLAFFSGRVVFKFNHKTQTKLSYLTEVVSEVMNHISLIKVFLTEKSEQERAQNLSSDYYQTSFKAQMVTNTFTYLSQFVTLLGSLFTIIAGGIMVTQNVISKGEWVAYFMFYYYMSQYLEMFPYYWDELKGLQGTVNRLSNISSQSEENLDEGIALLNNENAISFEQVSFGYGEKTVLENISFSIPETGITALVGKNGAGKSTILGLIERFYSPNSGKITYGQHNVADFKLSDWRKNFAWVPQNIRLTEKTIRENLLYGCTKNYSDDEIIFYCQKVGLGDFITELPLGLDTKVEEFGENFSGGQRQKIMIVRAILRGAKYLILDEHSSNLDTESSSKIAELLFELAKEKAVILVSHKMSYVSQADNILVLNQGKIEAWGKHRDLLEKSLVYRNLYRQGV, encoded by the coding sequence ATGAGTAAATTATTTCAGAGAAAAGAAGCGTCTTGGAAGGCTTTCTTTCATTTATTGCATGAAGCACACTTACCTTGGTTATTCATTGGAATAACAATTAGTATTTCACTAATTTCTTCTAGTTTAGGGTTGTTGTTGCCAGATTATACTGAGCGTATTATTGATGGTGATTATGGTAATCGTGTAATGGCAACTTTTATCGGTGTTATTATTCTGACGGCTGTTGTTGATTTTTTGGTGTCTTTTTTGCAGTATAGTCTTAATGCTCGTGTTGCAAAGCATTTGAGAGAATACATCTTTGGAAAGATTTTAAGATTACCAATTGTTGAAATCGAAAAGAATGGCTCCAAAGAGCTTATCAGTAGATTGACAACTGATTCATCCGCAGTAGGAAGTTTATTTTCTGAAATTTTACCGAATATGATTTCTGGAGGATATTACATTGTTAGTTCTTTAGTGATGATTGGCAAATATAGTTGGAAGTTGGGAATTATTGCCATTTCTGTTGGAGTTGTCCAGCTTGGTTTGGCATTTTTTTCTGGGCGTGTTGTGTTTAAATTTAATCATAAAACACAAACCAAATTATCATATTTGACTGAAGTCGTTTCGGAAGTGATGAACCACATTTCTTTGATAAAGGTTTTCTTGACCGAAAAAAGTGAACAAGAACGTGCACAAAATTTGTCATCAGATTATTATCAAACAAGTTTCAAGGCACAGATGGTGACTAATACCTTTACCTACTTATCACAATTTGTAACGCTTTTGGGTAGTTTATTTACCATTATAGCTGGTGGTATTATGGTGACACAAAACGTTATTAGTAAAGGGGAGTGGGTTGCTTATTTCATGTTTTATTATTACATGTCTCAATATTTAGAGATGTTTCCTTACTATTGGGATGAGTTAAAAGGGCTGCAAGGAACAGTTAATCGATTATCAAATATCTCAAGTCAATCAGAAGAAAATCTCGATGAAGGAATTGCTTTATTAAATAATGAAAATGCTATTTCATTTGAGCAAGTATCGTTTGGGTATGGAGAGAAAACGGTTCTTGAAAATATTTCTTTTAGCATTCCTGAGACAGGTATAACTGCTTTAGTCGGCAAAAATGGAGCAGGAAAATCGACGATTTTAGGTTTGATTGAGCGTTTTTATTCTCCGAATTCGGGAAAGATAACTTATGGACAGCATAATGTTGCTGACTTCAAACTTTCTGATTGGCGAAAAAACTTTGCGTGGGTTCCACAAAACATACGTTTGACAGAAAAAACGATTCGCGAAAATTTATTGTATGGTTGCACAAAAAATTACTCTGATGATGAGATTATTTTTTATTGTCAAAAAGTTGGTTTAGGAGATTTTATAACGGAATTGCCACTAGGGCTTGATACGAAAGTTGAAGAATTCGGTGAAAATTTTTCTGGCGGTCAAAGACAAAAAATAATGATTGTTAGAGCGATATTGCGCGGGGCTAAGTACCTTATCTTGGATGAACATAGTTCCAATCTTGATACTGAAAGTTCTTCTAAAATTGCTGAATTGTTGTTTGAATTGGCAAAAGAAAAAGCGGTTATTTTAGTTTCTCATAAGATGTCGTATGTTAGTCAAGCTGACAATATTCTTGTTCTTAATCAAGGGAAGATAGAAGCCTGGGGAAAACATAGAGACCTTCTTGAGAAAAGCCTTGTGTATCGAAATCTTTATCGTCAGGGAGTGTAG
- the pyk gene encoding pyruvate kinase, translating to MNKRVKIVATLGPAVELRGGKKFGEDGYWGESLDVEASAQKIAELIKEGANVFRFNFSHGDHAEQGERMATVRRAEEIAGQKVGFLLDTKGPEIRTELFEGDAKEYSYKTGEKIRVATKQGIKSTREVIALNVAGALDIYDDVEVGKQVLVDDGKLGLRVIAKDDATREFEVEVENDGIIAKQKGVNIPYTKIPFPALADRDNADIRFGLEQGLNFIAISFVRTAKDVNEVRAICEETGNGHVRLFAKIENQQGIDNIDEIIEAADGIMIARGDMGIEVPFEMVPVYQKMIITKVNAAGKAVITATNMLESMTDKPRATRSEVSDVFNAVIDGTDATMLSGESANGKYPVEAVRAMATIDKNAQTLLNEYGRLDSSSFARTSKTEVVASAVKDATSSMDIKLVVALTESGNTARLISKYRPDADILAVTFDEKTQKSLMINWGVIPVVTEKPASTDDMFEVAEKAALESGLVQSGDNIVIVAGVPVGSGGTNTMRIRTVK from the coding sequence ATGAATAAACGCGTAAAAATCGTTGCAACACTTGGTCCTGCGGTAGAACTCCGCGGTGGTAAAAAATTCGGTGAAGATGGATATTGGGGCGAAAGCCTTGATGTTGAAGCATCAGCTCAAAAAATCGCTGAATTGATTAAAGAAGGTGCAAACGTCTTCCGTTTCAACTTCTCACACGGTGACCACGCAGAACAAGGTGAACGTATGGCAACTGTACGTCGTGCAGAAGAAATTGCTGGTCAAAAAGTTGGTTTCCTTCTTGACACTAAAGGTCCAGAAATCCGTACTGAACTTTTTGAAGGTGACGCTAAAGAATATTCATACAAAACTGGTGAAAAAATCCGTGTTGCTACTAAACAAGGTATCAAATCAACTCGTGAAGTTATCGCATTGAACGTTGCTGGCGCTCTTGACATCTACGATGATGTTGAAGTTGGTAAACAAGTTCTTGTTGATGATGGTAAACTTGGTCTTCGTGTTATTGCTAAAGATGATGCAACCCGTGAATTCGAAGTTGAAGTTGAAAACGATGGTATCATCGCTAAACAAAAAGGTGTAAACATTCCTTACACTAAAATCCCATTCCCAGCTCTTGCTGATCGTGACAACGCTGATATCCGTTTCGGTCTTGAACAAGGTCTTAACTTTATCGCTATCTCATTCGTACGTACTGCAAAAGACGTTAACGAAGTTCGTGCTATCTGTGAAGAAACTGGTAACGGACACGTTCGTTTGTTCGCTAAAATCGAAAACCAACAAGGTATTGACAACATTGATGAAATCATCGAAGCTGCTGACGGTATCATGATTGCTCGTGGTGATATGGGTATCGAAGTACCATTCGAAATGGTTCCAGTTTACCAAAAAATGATTATCACTAAAGTTAATGCAGCTGGTAAAGCAGTTATCACAGCAACTAACATGCTTGAATCAATGACTGACAAACCACGTGCTACTCGTTCTGAAGTATCTGACGTATTCAACGCTGTTATCGATGGTACTGATGCAACTATGCTTTCAGGTGAATCTGCAAATGGTAAATACCCAGTTGAAGCTGTTCGTGCAATGGCTACAATTGATAAAAATGCTCAAACTCTTCTTAACGAATACGGACGTCTTGATTCATCATCATTCGCTCGTACTTCTAAAACAGAAGTTGTGGCTTCAGCAGTTAAAGATGCAACAAGCTCAATGGATATTAAACTTGTCGTAGCTCTTACTGAATCTGGTAACACTGCTCGTCTTATCTCTAAATACCGTCCAGATGCTGACATCTTGGCTGTAACATTTGACGAAAAAACTCAAAAATCACTTATGATTAACTGGGGTGTTATTCCAGTTGTAACTGAAAAACCTGCATCAACTGATGATATGTTTGAAGTTGCTGAAAAAGCTGCCCTTGAATCAGGATTGGTTCAATCAGGTGATAACATCGTTATCGTCGCTGGTGTTCCAGTTGGTTCAGGTGGTACAAACACAATGCGTATCCGCACTGTAAAATAA
- the pfkA gene encoding 6-phosphofructokinase yields MKRIAVLTSGGDAPGMNAAVRAVVRKAIKEGMEVFGINRGYAGMVEGDIFPLDAQSVSNTLSHGGTFLQSARYPEFATLEGQLAGIEQLKKHGIEGVVVIGGDGSYHGAMRLTEHGFPAVGIPGTIDNDIAGTDYTIGFDTAVNTAMEALDKIRDTSFSHKRTFVVEVMGRNAGDIALWSGIAAGADQIIIPEEEYDIKDVVAKVKDGYENKGKERHLIVLAEGVMHAEKFAELMKEAGDTSDLRATNLGHILRGGAPSPRDRVLASWMGAHAVELLLEGRGGLAVGIHNEELVESPILGTKEEGALFSLAEDGSIIVNMPHKARLDFAKLNRDIAHL; encoded by the coding sequence ATGAAACGTATTGCTGTTTTAACTAGTGGCGGCGACGCTCCTGGTATGAATGCTGCTGTTCGTGCAGTTGTTCGTAAAGCAATTAAAGAAGGAATGGAAGTTTTCGGAATCAACCGTGGCTATGCTGGTATGGTTGAAGGCGATATCTTCCCATTGGATGCTCAAAGTGTGTCAAATACTTTGTCACATGGTGGTACATTCCTTCAATCTGCTCGTTATCCTGAGTTTGCAACTCTTGAAGGACAATTAGCAGGTATCGAACAACTTAAAAAACACGGTATTGAAGGTGTCGTTGTTATCGGTGGTGATGGTTCTTATCATGGTGCTATGCGCTTGACTGAACATGGTTTCCCAGCTGTCGGTATTCCAGGTACAATCGATAACGATATCGCTGGTACAGATTATACTATTGGGTTTGATACAGCTGTTAACACAGCTATGGAAGCTCTTGATAAAATCCGTGATACATCATTCAGTCACAAACGTACTTTCGTTGTCGAAGTAATGGGACGTAACGCTGGTGATATCGCTCTTTGGTCTGGTATTGCTGCAGGTGCTGACCAAATCATCATCCCTGAAGAAGAATACGACATCAAAGACGTTGTTGCAAAAGTTAAAGATGGTTATGAAAACAAAGGTAAAGAACGTCACCTAATCGTTCTTGCTGAAGGTGTTATGCATGCCGAAAAATTTGCTGAATTGATGAAAGAAGCTGGAGATACTAGCGACCTTCGTGCTACAAACCTTGGTCACATCCTTCGTGGTGGTGCTCCATCACCTCGTGATCGTGTTCTTGCTTCTTGGATGGGTGCACACGCCGTTGAACTTCTTCTTGAAGGACGTGGTGGACTTGCTGTTGGTATCCACAACGAAGAATTGGTAGAAAGCCCAATCCTTGGAACAAAAGAAGAAGGTGCATTGTTCTCATTGGCAGAAGATGGAAGCATTATTGTTAACATGCCTCACAAAGCACGCCTTGACTTTGCTAAATTAAACCGTGACATTGCTCACTTATAG
- the glmS gene encoding glutamine--fructose-6-phosphate transaminase (isomerizing) encodes MCGIVGVVGNKNATDILMQGLEKLEYRGYDSAGIYVTNGTDQGRLIKSVGRISDLRAKIGIDVAGYTGIGHTRWATHGQATETNAHPHTSETGRFVLVHNGVIENYLQIKETYLSEHHLKGETDTEIAVHLVGQFVSEGLSVLEAFKKALTIIEGSYAFALVDSEDADTIYVAKNKSPLLIGLGDGYNMVCSDAMAMIRETSEFMEIHDKELVVLTKDSATVTDYEGHEIERESYTAELDLSDIGKGTYPYYMLKEIDEQPTVMRKLINTYSDSEGNMVVDPDIVKTVQEADRIYILAAGTSYNAGFASKAMLEKLTDTPVELGIASEWGYNMPLLSKKPMFILLSQSGETADSRQVLVKANQMGIPSLTVTNVPGSTLSREATYTMLLHAGPEIAVASTKAYTAQIAALAFLAKAVGEANGKKEALEFDLVHELSIVAQSIEATLSEKDVIAEKVESLLKTTRNAFYIGRGNDYYVAMEASLKLKEISYIQCEGFAAGELKHGTISLIEDGTPVLGLISSSEAIASHTRGNIQEVSARGANVLTVVEEELAKPGDDIVVNQVHPYLTSISMVIPTQLIAYFASLQRGLDVDKPRNLAKAVTVE; translated from the coding sequence ATGTGTGGTATTGTTGGTGTTGTAGGAAATAAAAATGCAACAGACATTTTGATGCAAGGTCTTGAAAAGCTCGAATATCGTGGTTATGATTCTGCTGGAATTTACGTGACTAATGGTACAGATCAAGGACGTTTGATTAAATCTGTTGGACGTATTTCAGATCTTCGTGCTAAAATCGGTATTGATGTGGCAGGATACACAGGAATTGGTCACACACGTTGGGCAACTCATGGTCAAGCAACAGAGACAAATGCTCACCCACATACATCAGAAACAGGACGTTTTGTCTTGGTTCACAATGGTGTCATTGAAAACTATTTGCAAATTAAAGAAACATATCTTTCAGAACATCATTTGAAAGGTGAAACAGATACAGAAATTGCTGTTCATTTAGTTGGACAATTCGTTTCAGAAGGTTTATCAGTTCTTGAAGCTTTCAAGAAAGCTTTGACTATCATCGAAGGTTCATACGCTTTTGCCCTTGTTGATTCAGAAGATGCAGATACGATTTATGTTGCTAAAAATAAATCACCACTTTTGATTGGTTTAGGTGATGGTTACAACATGGTATGTTCAGATGCGATGGCAATGATTCGTGAAACAAGTGAATTTATGGAAATTCATGATAAAGAATTGGTTGTCTTGACTAAAGATTCTGCGACAGTTACTGATTACGAAGGCCATGAAATTGAACGCGAATCATACACAGCTGAGCTTGATTTGTCAGATATTGGTAAAGGAACTTACCCTTACTATATGTTGAAAGAAATCGACGAACAACCAACTGTTATGCGTAAATTGATTAATACATACTCAGACAGCGAAGGAAATATGGTTGTTGATCCTGATATTGTTAAGACAGTACAAGAGGCTGACCGCATTTATATCTTGGCAGCAGGAACTTCTTATAATGCTGGTTTTGCATCAAAAGCAATGCTTGAAAAATTGACAGACACGCCAGTTGAACTTGGAATTGCTTCAGAATGGGGCTACAATATGCCACTTTTGAGCAAGAAACCAATGTTTATCTTGCTTAGCCAATCAGGTGAAACGGCCGACAGTCGTCAAGTTTTGGTAAAAGCCAATCAAATGGGTATTCCAAGTTTGACAGTTACTAATGTTCCTGGCTCAACGTTATCACGTGAAGCAACTTATACAATGCTTTTACACGCTGGTCCTGAAATTGCCGTTGCATCAACTAAAGCTTACACAGCACAAATTGCTGCTTTAGCCTTTTTGGCTAAGGCTGTCGGTGAAGCAAACGGCAAAAAAGAAGCGCTTGAGTTTGACTTGGTACATGAACTATCTATCGTTGCACAATCTATCGAAGCAACGTTGTCAGAAAAAGATGTGATTGCTGAAAAAGTGGAATCACTGCTTAAAACAACTCGCAATGCTTTCTATATTGGTCGTGGCAATGATTACTATGTTGCGATGGAAGCAAGTTTGAAATTAAAAGAAATTTCTTACATTCAATGTGAAGGATTTGCTGCAGGAGAATTGAAACACGGTACAATTTCATTAATTGAAGATGGTACACCAGTTCTTGGTTTGATTTCATCAAGCGAAGCGATTGCTAGTCACACACGTGGTAATATTCAAGAGGTTTCTGCGCGTGGTGCAAATGTATTGACAGTCGTTGAAGAAGAATTGGCTAAACCAGGAGATGATATTGTTGTTAACCAAGTTCATCCATATTTAACAAGCATTTCAATGGTAATTCCAACACAACTCATTGCTTACTTTGCTTCTCTGCAACGTGGTCTTGACGTTGATAAACCACGTAACTTGGCAAAAGCGGTTACTGTTGAATAA